The genomic stretch gcacctgaagaaaactgtaaacatcgggttgctcgacttgagtctactcacggttgcaagcatcagtgcccaaactcggggggctacttccatcgggagcactggatgcgcacccgattaaatcatcggctcctctgggccatcaccccaatcatcggctcctctggccatcatctaaatcatcggctcatcagggccatcatctaaatcatcggctcctcagggccatcatctaaatcatcggctcctcagggtcatcatccgaatcatcggctcctctgggccatcatcccaatcattatctcctcagggccatcatctcaatcatcggctcctctcggatatcatctgaatcatcaactcctctatctatggcatcatcagagtcattggcatcaagttctcggaacttgaaaaagtctacggtgtttgacttagcattttttacaccgtatacataactatttcatatttatctacgggctcggggctactcccatcgggacgctagtcgcgcacccgataaaaaatatggcaacctcgccaacaaagaagaataaagttgaagacatcggcatcaacaatcaagatcttcgagtagtacaacttgagtctatgtgtggctgcaagcacccgcccatagactcggggctactcccatcgggagcgcttcgcgcacccggcaGAAAGCAAttccgactctacatcaagcacaagattcaacggatgatcaagacattcggcgaagacaactttagtccctgcccgaagcttcacttcggccagacactcgggggctactgacgtaggcataacccttcgggtactcgacattgccatacccggtgcaaactatgaagctggaccagcacaaggactcagcaagctggacctgcacgcgcctcaacttggactacaaggaaagaagactccaacacggatcctactaggactcttgtaaaccctagtttggctgatatataaagccaggtaggggcaccccttagggacagacatatcagaaacataattatagaggcgacacgcctagacatcgcaacctgcgaactagaactagactagatccaacaactccgcctatggcggccccctgtatacatatattcatatagtggattgctagcaggacgtagcgaccctccaccgcgggggcgtgaacctgggtacgtcgtgtaccgcctcgctcccggaacttccgtcgtcgcctttctctaaaactcaagcccctcatggtgggcattgccgaggaaccgcctcgtcaatttccCTCCATGCACCCCCCGGATCGCCTTTTAATCTTTCAACTGAGTggcagaaaataataaaaaaaaaaatccttcgagattttcatgtgttatgtcatctagttgcaagagaatttaagaaaaatgaatttcgatcttttttgcaaaattgcgtcatgTATCAGTAAAATGATTTTTTCTGGTTGCACACGAAGTCagaaaaaatgtataatatatcaaaatgatcatggaaaaaagttacatccgaattcactggGTTCTAcctagttagccaatttttagatattctcaaaattccaaatggaaatataaAAGCAGGAAGTTTTTTTTTGCCAGAAAATCaggatttttttataaaaaaaataaatAATTAATTGCATCCTCGGTAGAGATTATTATTACTCAACCAttgatgtttatttaaataattgtttaaaattcaaaataataaagagttgtgacatcacCATCTaggggttaatatgattgatatggtattattatcaacaatgtttTGTGAAAAAGATGAAAGCCCAACCAGAAGGAACCAATatgttaagcgtgctagggggTGGAGacatggagtagtgtgaggatgggtgatgaTGGATGACCCGGGTGGGAAATTTGACTATGAGGGGTaacttgacctaagattaagtgtagtgttAGAATTAAAATAATCCATGTGAGAGActaagaaaatttggaaaaaatatTGAATTTTTTTGAAGCTCCGCCGACAGCCTAGACGCTGACGGGCACCGTCAGCATATCacagctatgccgagggccggatCTACGCCGATGGCACACGTGGCTCTGCCGAGGCAGATCTTGCCCGAGGAGCTATGGCGAGGACTGCCCTCGGTGTAGCCTAAGCTAAGGGCTTTTTAAGGCTATGCCAAGGGCTCGGAGTCGTCGGTGTAGCGTGTCATTCCTGTAGCGATGGTGACGACTTCAGAAATCaatatttcgaaactagctatcTTGTCGTTTTCTTCAACTGCTATAGCACATAGTACGGTAATACCCCGTAGTACTTGCAGTTCACAGCTCATGTCTTACGAGATCAAACTGAACAAGAGAGGAGGTGGAACCGTGGAAGCGTCCCAAGTTCAAACCACGAGTTTGTTGACTGTTCACGAAGTCTTTGTCTTACTCATTCAGACATCAGACTCGATCCTATCCTTGAGAAAACAGCAGATGCAGATTTTTTTTTAAGGGCAACAAAGTTGACCAGAACAATTAGCAGGGCTGCCTTCATAAACTTTAAGATAAGAGTCAGAGTCAACACGTTCAGCTTGTATACAAATTAAAGTGTCCGATGCAACGTATGAGTTTAACCCAAAACCTGCACGCTTTTCTCCGGTAAAGGTGTACAAAATTAGTATACAAAAGTAGTCAGGTCAATCAGGTTAGGTAAAAACGTCTTTCGGGTCGTCCTTCTGCTCATCACACCCAAGCAATTAAACAAGTTGACATTGACTAGTGAAATGGGGCCAAATTTCTAGTACGACCCAACAAGGTAAAAGGGAGCAATGCTTAAACGAGAAACTCCCAGGTGTAGTTTGTGACATAAATATCACCATAAAATGGACATAATATTCATTAACTGCTGAACTTATCCTTGAACGGCCTTCTCGTCTTCACGAGGGCTGTTTTCTCCAATTTTCCAAGGTCTCTTATTTGCACTTACTTAGCACGGTGCATCCGCAAGTATAAGTCTCCAGAGCTTAGCTTAGACAGGGGTGAGTAATGTTGATCGTATGAACTACATCAAGGTTCTGTGCCAGATATTCCTAGCAACCGGTAAACTTGATCATACCAACTTCATCAAGGTTCTGAAAGAGAAAAACCTGACTACCTAATGATCTTACCATGAAACACTGGAAATATTTTCTGACGTTGACACAACAAGCAAGCAACTCTTGTAGAGACAACTTTGTTTTCAGTAGGACTACAAGATAACTTCAGTATCGGAAGTACAAAAATATTCAGAGATAACGTCATACAAGATCACACTGAAAGAAATTAGTAGCTCTGTGAAGCTCCAAACATCAGTTTGATAACTGCTATGTGGTCACGACTTGTTCCTTCAGAGATTGGACTAGAAACTATGCATCAGAGAAATTTTTAGGGGTGGCAAATTTACCTGCACAAGAGCATAATATTACGTAATGGGACGAACAATTATTTAATAGGTTCATCTTCTACGAACATGTCGGTGCTCCGAATTCTCCTTGTGCACACTATCCCAAAATAACCTGAAATTGGCTGATTAAATAGTATCACTAATCACTAAATTTCAAATATTACGCCCAAATGGCGAAAAAGAAGTGATGTCCCGGGCGCAACGTTTTGATTTGCTGAAGAGGATACCGATATTTCCAAATAAATTGACTGCAGTTTTTGTTTACATAAAACTCAAACTATTCTAACGAAAACTAAACCTAAGTTTTTGCATGTGGCTGCGTGCACCAGTCGATGCCAAGGTCGGGCCTCCTTTacgtaaaaaaaaaactaaggttTTGCAAGTAACAGAATAGACAGGGGAAATAGAAATGTGCATATATTGTTCCTACACAAAAAGAATGGGCTTGCACCTTTTCAGACTGGTGGAACCGAGCCTGAAAAAATCACTATTTCTGCATCCTTCGATGCTCTTCTCAACTTCAGGAGGTTCTTGAGGTCATCTTTTCCCAATTTTCCGTTGTCGTTTATGAACGCTCTTTTTAGCACTGGTGCATCTTCAAGTATAAGTTTCAAGAAGCCTAGCTCTGCACCGGAGCCAGTAAAGTTGATCATACCAACTGCACGAACATTCTGGAAGAGACAGACGTGACGGTCTATTGATTCCCAGAACTGCACTGCGGGTACTATGGGCTCATTGGAAGTGAGCTGAAAAGTACAAACTGTAAATTAACAAGAGCTATGGATTTTTATAATGTGTAGCAAGTCAAAGATTTACTGAATTCACCTGCAGATTAATAAACTGAAGGTACGGCGCATGCTGAAATAAGTAGAGAGCAAGATTTGCTTCCTTTAGATTACCAAGATCTAAGTCCAGGCTTATCCTTTTTAGCCTGTTGAATGATTTCGGCAGCTTGAGAACCAAGAATTCATGTTCTGCACGCTGTAAAATAGCAACAGGTCCATAAACAAAATACCAACTGTGAAATAACAAGCACCAAGGAAAACTGGCATATCACAGATTTTTACCTCAAGTATTGGCCCAAGATATGAAATACTTTCAACATCAGAAAGAGAAGCAATAAATTGAGAAAAATTGAAGTTGCATCTGATCTTCGAAGCATCACTAGGGAGAGGTCTCAGTTTGATGACCGCCGAAGTAAGATATGGAGTATGCAGATTGAGGTGCTTAAAATGGCCATCAAGTGTTAGCATCTTGAGCTTTGTCGAATGAATATTGATATCGGCTAAGCTATAAATTCTATTGAGAATAAGCTTATTTAAATTTGGGCAACTAGCTACTAAATCCCCAAAATTGTTTCCTCCAAGAATATAGCAGCATTCCAGATGAAGAGTATGCAATTGTTTGAAGCCTTTCGATAGCAGTGGCAGCTGTGAAGTTGTCAGCCTACAAAAACGCAGGTACACAGATTCCAGCTCATGACaggagaaaaaagaagaagggaTCTTGTAACAGTCCCGCATAGTTGTTCGAAGCTGAAGTTCcttaattctctttcttgaaagaaTGAGCATCCAACGATAGATGTGTCCTCCAGTGTATATTTGAACGTCTTTTGTATTCAGTCCAAACTTAAGAATTGGGCCATCGTGAAGAGACAGAAACATGTCAGTGAACTTAAGAAACCTGGATTTGTCATCATTTGCATTGCCATTTTCTGAAGTAAAATCATCTGCCCTGAACATCAGTTCGGTCATTGAAGTCCATGTGTACCTCCAATTCCTTGACAAGAGGCAAGTTGCAACAGCTTCTTTTATTGGCAGACAACAAAGGATTTTGTCTTTGAGGCCATCCGGCAGATTGCTGATAaaatcttcatgtgctacatatTTACATAACTTTGTAGAGGAACTCCTGTGGTCCATTTAGTACACTTCTACTGTGATAACCTGCGCAGTGTGAATGTGTGATAAAGCAACTTACAAGTCTCTAACACGCCGCACATTATAACATGGACATAAGAGACATGAGCAAAAGTAGAGAATAAATGCTTAAGGAAATATTGGGTAGATTCCGCTTCTTGATATGATATCCTACCCAAACGAAAAGATGTACTAGTACACAATGAATGCTTAAGGAAATATTGCCATATGAGGAATTTGGCATCTACCACCACAGTTCACAGGAAAAGGTTAACTGGCACCACTATAGTTGATTGGACATCTCAACACAATGTGCACCACATTGCTGGTAACACAAATTCTGTCACATGATTAAGATTTACAGTTCCCGGCTAAACAATCTGTACGTGCAGGTGAACTGGGCCACTGAAGATGCCA from Lolium rigidum isolate FL_2022 chromosome 4, APGP_CSIRO_Lrig_0.1, whole genome shotgun sequence encodes the following:
- the LOC124705383 gene encoding F-box/FBD/LRR-repeat protein At1g13570-like, whose protein sequence is MDHRSSSTKLCKYVAHEDFISNLPDGLKDKILCCLPIKEAVATCLLSRNWRYTWTSMTELMFRADDFTSENGNANDDKSRFLKFTDMFLSLHDGPILKFGLNTKDVQIYTGGHIYRWMLILSRKRIKELQLRTTMRDCYKIPSSFFSCHELESVYLRFCRLTTSQLPLLSKGFKQLHTLHLECCYILGGNNFGDLVASCPNLNKLILNRIYSLADINIHSTKLKMLTLDGHFKHLNLHTPYLTSAVIKLRPLPSDASKIRCNFNFSQFIASLSDVESISYLGPILERAEHEFLVLKLPKSFNRLKRISLDLDLGNLKEANLALYLFQHAPYLQFINLQLTSNEPIVPAVQFWESIDRHVCLFQNVRAVGMINFTGSGAELGFLKLILEDAPVLKRAFINDNGKLGKDDLKNLLKLRRASKDAEIVIFSGSVPPV